The DNA segment GGCCAACGGGCTCGACCCGATCGCCCGGAGCGCCCCCGACCGGTGGTTCACGGGCGGGTTCGCCGCCGCCCAGCCGGCGATCACCGAGTGGGCCGTACAGATGGTGCGCACGACCGACCCCGGGTGCTACATCGCCGGCTGCGAGGCTCTGGCCGGGTTCGATGTGCGGCCCCAGCTGGGCCGGGTCGGCGTGCCCACGCTCGTCCTGGTCGGCTCCGAGGACCAGGTCACCGGCCCGGCCGAGGCCCGCACCCTGGTCGCCGGGATACCGGACGCCCGGCTCGCGGTGGTCCCCGGCGCCTCCCATCTGGTGCCGGTCGAGCAGCCCGCCGCCGTCACCGACCTCCTCGTACGGCACTTCTCCACCGCCTGGCAGCAGCCGTACGACACCGGCCAGACCGCCCTTCCGGCCGTCGCGGTCAACTCGGCCGTCGTTGCTGTCGCGGCGCCGCCGCAGGCCGTGCCCATCGCGGAGATCGCTCCCGCAGTCGTGGAGCCGCAGCCGTTCGGATCCCCGGACCGGTACGAGACGGGGCTGAAGATCCGCCGGGAGGTGCTGGGCGACGCGTACGTCGACCGGGCGCTGGGACAGGCCGGTGACTTCTCCGGCGACTTCGAGGAGTTCGTCACCCGCTACGCCTGGGGCGAGGTCTGGGACCGGCCCGGCCTGGACCGCCGCACCCGCAGTTGCGTCACGCTCACCGCGCTGGCCGCGGGCGGCCACCTGGAGGACCTGGCCTCCCACACCCGCGCCGCCCTGCGCAACGGCCTCACCCCCGACGAGATCAAGGAAGTGCTGCTCCAGACCGCCGTCTACTGCGGCATCCCGGCGGCGGGCAACGCCTTCCGGGTGGCGCAGCAGGTCATCCGAGAGGAAACCACCCCGACAGACTGACCCCCCACCCCACGACAGCCCGCCCTGCGCGACAGGCCCCAGCGCGGCAGGGCCCCGGGCGGGGCAGAGGCCCCCGGCGTGGCAGGGCAAGGCTCCCGTGGCAGGCCTCCCGACGGGGCAGGGCAAGGCTCCCGTGGCAGGCCTCCCGACGGGGCAGGCCCTGTGCGGCAGGCCTCCCGGCAGGGCAACGCCTCTCGGCGGCGCAGGCACCCCCCCCGTGGCAGCCCCCCGTCCGGGCTCCTCCCGTGCGGCAGGTGTGGGGCAGGCCCCGCGTGCGGCAGGCGTCCCACCAGGGCAGGCTCCCGGCGGGGCAAGCCCTCGGCGGGAGCAAAGCCCCCCGCGGCAGGCTCCTCGGCGGGGCAGGCCGCCCCGGGCAGGGCAAGCCCTCTGTGGCAGGTTCATGTGCGGCAGGTCTTTCCGTGCGGCGGCCCCCCATGCGGCAGGCGTCCCGCCAGGGGAGGTCGCCCCGGCAGGGCAACGCCTCCCAGCAGGGCAAGCCCCCGTGGCAGGGTTACGCGCGGCGGCCCCTCTGTGCGGCAGGCGTCCCGCCAGTGAGTGGCAGGCCTCTCGGCGGGGCAGGCCCCCCGGCAGCCGGGCAAGCCCCCCGCGGCAGGCTCACGCGCGGCAAGCCTCTCCGCGCGGCAGCCCCCCGTGCGGCAGGCGTCCCGCCAGGGCGAGGCCCCCGGCAGGTCAGGCCGCCCCGGCAGGGCAGCGCCTCTCAGCAGGGCAGGACTCCCGCGGCAGCCCCCGCGCGGAGCGCTCCGCGGGGCAGGATGGCCTCATGAAGCTCACCAAGAAGTCGCATGCCTGTGTCCGGCTGGAGAAGAACGGGCGGACGCTTGTCGTGGATCCGGGTGCCTTCAGTGAGGAGGACGCCGCGGTCGGCGCGGACGTCATCCTGGTCACGCACGAGCACGCGGACCACTTCGACGAGAGCCGGCTGCGGGCCGCCATGGAGGCTGACCCGGGTGCCGAGATCTGGACCCTGAGGTCGGTCGCGGAGAAGATCTCCGCGGCCTTCCCCGGGCGTGTGCACACCGTCGGCCACGGCGACACCTTCACCGCCGCGGGCTTCGACGTCCAGGTCCACGGCGAGCTGCACGCGGTGATCCACCCGGACATCCCGCGCATCACCAACGTCGGCTATCTGATCGACGGCGGCCGCGTCTTCCACCCCGGCGACGCCCTCACCGTCCCCGACGGGCCGGTTCAGACGCTGATGCTGCCGGTCATGGCCCCGTGGAACAAGATCTCCGAGGTCATCGACTACGTCCGTGAGGTGAAGCCGCGGCGCGCGTACGACATCCACGATGCCCTCCTCACCGACCTCGCCCGCCCGATCTACGACAACCAGATCGGCGCCCTCGGCGGGGCCGAACACCTGCGGCTCACCCCTGGGGCGTCGGCCGAGCTGTGAGCCGGGGCGTTGTCA comes from the Streptomyces sp. NBC_00820 genome and includes:
- a CDS encoding MBL fold metallo-hydrolase — protein: MKLTKKSHACVRLEKNGRTLVVDPGAFSEEDAAVGADVILVTHEHADHFDESRLRAAMEADPGAEIWTLRSVAEKISAAFPGRVHTVGHGDTFTAAGFDVQVHGELHAVIHPDIPRITNVGYLIDGGRVFHPGDALTVPDGPVQTLMLPVMAPWNKISEVIDYVREVKPRRAYDIHDALLTDLARPIYDNQIGALGGAEHLRLTPGASAEL
- the pcaDC gene encoding bifunctional 3-oxoadipate enol-lactonase/4-carboxymuconolactone decarboxylase PcaDC; the protein is MSETKTPALQYRFDGPEDAPVLILGPSLGATWHMWDRQVPELVKQWRVFRFDLPGHGGAPAHPVGSVGELTARLLATLDGLGVQRFGYAGCALGGAIGIELALSHPERLASLALVAVSPRFGTADEFRQRGVIVRANGLDPIARSAPDRWFTGGFAAAQPAITEWAVQMVRTTDPGCYIAGCEALAGFDVRPQLGRVGVPTLVLVGSEDQVTGPAEARTLVAGIPDARLAVVPGASHLVPVEQPAAVTDLLVRHFSTAWQQPYDTGQTALPAVAVNSAVVAVAAPPQAVPIAEIAPAVVEPQPFGSPDRYETGLKIRREVLGDAYVDRALGQAGDFSGDFEEFVTRYAWGEVWDRPGLDRRTRSCVTLTALAAGGHLEDLASHTRAALRNGLTPDEIKEVLLQTAVYCGIPAAGNAFRVAQQVIREETTPTD